The following are from one region of the Edwardsiella tarda ATCC 15947 = NBRC 105688 genome:
- a CDS encoding S6 family peptidase, producing MNKIYALKYSAKQDALIPVPEFATRVKKSSRMSRTALAIILATITMGTISFAQASVVREDIAYQTFRDFAENKGKFAANATNITIYDKKGAIVGYLDKAPMPDFSSANFQSGIAALISPQYIVSVKHNGGYQSVSFGNGQNNYNLVTRNNHPSLDFHAPRLNKLVTEVAPALVTDAGTVTNIYADKERFPVFYRVGSGSQQIKDRAGKTVWISGAYGYLTGGTVGSPWSYNNGKMISSRTTDTFNPEQGPLSSSGLSGDSGSPLYAYDTTRQAWVLVGTLSSGSSGGTNWAVIQTDFTDKVMQDDQDGAITFKQGISPLRWKFNAEEGTGTLAQGEASYIMHGQKGNDLNAGKNLTLQGNAGHIVLENSVNQGAGALTFNGNYTVSSENDATWTGAGLNIAKNAEVTWQVNGVSGDNLHKIGEGVLRVAGHGVNPGGLKVGDGTVILAQRPDENGQVQAFSTINLASGRPTVVLSDSHQINPDKISWGFRGGRLDINGNDIAFRILNAADNGASIVNSSKQAATVSLTPYTDTHVPINEWDANKRSGGAAGLLYIYNNPYSHTVDYFIQKKKGYGYFPTNQTTNNDWEFVGHDKENAIELVKSRRPIDDRIYHGNIAGNINLQTDTSHSDGGLIFDGNIDTPAGEWRHTNGRLTLQGHPVIHAFNSKGIADTLKNQGDNSVRTQPTSFDQSDWETRTFRLNSLQLNNTTFELARNAVFNGDIKATRSTVRLGSPDLYIDLNDGTGKKVTPQRGASIATDSADMSRYQGSVTLQDQSTLTINEIFNGDIQGQNSQVTVKSTQAQLTGYSNFSKTPLTLQPGASLTANGGWWSDATISVDQGARLTLAGTPNTDQSGQVSPNFYSADYGQGFRLRGDAALKFSPYTFVSGDIQGEGASRITIGGDDEITLSDKLSQADRMMYSLFNNFRNVYAGQVTLPQGQMSMSDTLWQISGHSHMGALHMQRSLAGFTGKAFSTLTTDTLQANQSAFALKTDLQDSDKLVINKRAEGRDNTLLVNFLRQPSVDTPLNIPLVTAPAGTDHALFKAANRVIGFSLVTPTIRSEEKDGQVQWILDGYRSAPDKGSATSANSFMAIGYKNFMTEVNNLNKRMGELRDTQGADGLWVRLMNGAGTGDVGYSDRYTHLQTGFDKKHRLAKGDLFTGILMSYTNSSASGQAYTGNTHSLGGGLYASMLFDSGAYLDVIGKYVHHDNDYNAQFANLGKRSYGTHSWYAGVEGGYRYALTESLYIEPQAELVYGSVSGTTLKWSDNGMDVSMRNKTYNPLIGRTGVALGKTLSGEGWRVTARAGIDWQFDLIANGETALRDASGEKRFTGKKDSRMLYNLGMNAEVKDNTRFGLTLERSAFGKYNIDHAINANFRYTF from the coding sequence ATGAATAAAATATATGCTCTGAAGTACAGTGCAAAACAGGATGCACTGATTCCTGTACCCGAGTTTGCGACTCGTGTTAAGAAGTCTTCACGCATGAGTCGCACAGCCTTAGCGATAATCCTCGCAACAATAACGATGGGAACAATTAGCTTTGCTCAGGCGTCAGTTGTGAGAGAGGATATTGCTTATCAAACCTTCCGGGACTTTGCAGAAAACAAGGGAAAGTTCGCCGCGAATGCAACTAACATAACGATTTACGATAAAAAAGGCGCGATCGTAGGATATCTGGATAAGGCCCCTATGCCGGATTTTAGCAGTGCTAACTTTCAGTCTGGTATTGCAGCATTGATATCACCGCAATATATCGTCAGCGTTAAACATAACGGCGGCTACCAAAGTGTGAGCTTTGGCAACGGGCAAAACAATTACAATCTTGTTACTCGAAATAACCATCCCTCGTTAGACTTTCACGCGCCTCGGCTCAACAAACTGGTGACAGAGGTTGCGCCTGCATTAGTTACGGATGCCGGTACGGTAACTAACATTTATGCTGACAAAGAACGCTTTCCGGTATTCTATCGGGTAGGCTCAGGCTCACAGCAGATCAAAGATAGGGCAGGGAAAACGGTCTGGATTAGCGGGGCATATGGTTATTTAACCGGTGGCACCGTAGGGTCTCCTTGGTCTTATAACAACGGTAAAATGATCAGCAGCCGCACTACAGATACATTTAACCCAGAACAAGGCCCACTCTCCTCAAGTGGCCTTAGTGGTGATAGCGGCTCCCCTCTCTACGCATACGATACAACTCGGCAAGCCTGGGTTCTGGTGGGAACACTCAGCTCCGGTAGTTCAGGCGGAACGAACTGGGCGGTGATCCAAACCGACTTTACCGACAAAGTAATGCAAGATGATCAGGATGGGGCTATTACGTTCAAGCAAGGGATCTCCCCCTTACGGTGGAAATTCAATGCCGAAGAGGGAACCGGGACATTAGCCCAGGGCGAGGCGAGTTACATCATGCATGGTCAAAAGGGCAACGATCTTAATGCTGGCAAAAACCTGACCTTGCAAGGTAACGCTGGCCACATCGTACTAGAAAACTCGGTTAACCAGGGGGCCGGGGCGCTGACTTTTAATGGCAACTACACGGTTTCCTCAGAAAATGACGCGACCTGGACAGGAGCTGGCCTGAATATCGCCAAAAACGCTGAAGTCACCTGGCAGGTAAATGGCGTATCAGGGGATAACTTGCATAAGATTGGTGAGGGTGTTTTGCGTGTTGCCGGGCATGGGGTTAATCCGGGAGGACTCAAGGTTGGCGATGGTACGGTGATCTTAGCCCAACGTCCCGACGAGAATGGGCAGGTGCAAGCCTTTAGCACTATCAACCTGGCGAGTGGCCGTCCTACCGTCGTACTTAGCGATAGCCATCAGATTAATCCCGACAAGATCAGTTGGGGTTTCCGTGGCGGACGGCTCGATATCAATGGCAACGATATTGCTTTTCGTATCCTCAACGCCGCCGATAATGGTGCAAGCATCGTTAATAGTAGCAAGCAGGCAGCAACGGTTAGCCTGACGCCCTACACGGACACCCATGTTCCGATTAATGAATGGGATGCGAATAAACGCTCTGGCGGTGCAGCCGGATTATTATATATCTACAATAACCCCTACTCACATACGGTAGATTATTTCATCCAAAAGAAAAAAGGATATGGATACTTCCCAACCAATCAAACCACTAACAACGATTGGGAGTTTGTTGGCCATGATAAAGAGAACGCGATTGAGTTAGTAAAATCACGTCGTCCTATCGATGATCGGATTTATCACGGCAATATTGCCGGGAACATTAATCTACAAACCGATACCAGCCACAGCGATGGCGGTCTTATCTTCGACGGCAACATCGATACCCCCGCTGGCGAATGGCGTCACACAAATGGGCGATTGACCCTTCAGGGGCATCCCGTTATCCATGCCTTCAACAGTAAGGGTATTGCAGATACGCTTAAGAACCAGGGCGATAACTCCGTTCGGACGCAACCCACCTCTTTCGATCAATCTGACTGGGAAACCCGAACCTTCCGGCTTAACTCACTGCAACTGAATAACACTACCTTCGAGCTGGCCAGAAATGCCGTCTTTAATGGTGACATTAAGGCCACGCGCTCCACGGTAAGGCTAGGATCGCCAGACCTATATATCGACCTGAATGATGGTACCGGGAAAAAGGTAACCCCACAAAGAGGGGCTTCCATCGCCACAGATTCAGCCGATATGAGTCGCTACCAAGGAAGTGTCACACTACAGGATCAATCCACCCTGACCATCAATGAGATCTTCAACGGCGACATCCAAGGGCAGAACAGTCAGGTGACGGTGAAATCCACGCAGGCACAACTGACAGGCTACAGCAACTTCAGTAAGACCCCGCTCACACTGCAACCGGGGGCTAGCCTGACCGCCAACGGTGGATGGTGGAGCGATGCAACAATCAGCGTTGATCAGGGAGCCAGATTAACGCTTGCAGGCACACCAAATACGGATCAATCCGGCCAAGTCAGCCCCAACTTTTATTCCGCAGACTATGGCCAAGGCTTCCGGTTACGTGGTGATGCGGCGCTGAAATTCTCCCCCTATACCTTCGTCAGCGGTGACATTCAAGGTGAGGGCGCCTCTCGTATCACTATTGGTGGAGACGATGAGATTACGTTGAGCGACAAGCTAAGTCAGGCGGATCGCATGATGTACAGCCTGTTTAATAATTTCCGTAATGTCTATGCTGGCCAGGTCACGCTTCCGCAAGGACAGATGAGCATGAGCGATACGCTCTGGCAAATATCAGGCCATTCCCATATGGGGGCACTGCATATGCAGCGCTCGCTCGCTGGCTTTACCGGCAAGGCATTTAGCACACTCACGACCGACACGTTACAGGCTAATCAGTCGGCTTTTGCACTGAAAACCGATTTGCAAGATAGCGATAAGCTCGTCATCAACAAACGGGCGGAAGGGCGAGATAACACGCTGCTCGTGAATTTCTTGCGGCAACCGTCAGTGGACACGCCACTGAATATTCCCTTGGTCACAGCTCCCGCCGGTACCGATCACGCGCTGTTTAAAGCGGCTAATCGAGTGATTGGTTTCAGCTTGGTAACACCCACGATCCGCAGTGAAGAAAAGGACGGTCAGGTACAGTGGATACTCGATGGCTATCGCTCAGCTCCCGATAAAGGCTCGGCCACCTCAGCCAACAGTTTTATGGCGATAGGGTATAAAAACTTTATGACCGAGGTGAACAACCTGAATAAGCGTATGGGTGAACTACGCGATACGCAGGGGGCGGATGGTCTGTGGGTGCGTCTCATGAACGGCGCCGGCACCGGTGACGTCGGCTACTCCGATCGGTATACCCATCTTCAAACGGGCTTTGATAAAAAGCATCGTCTCGCTAAGGGTGATCTATTCACCGGGATACTGATGAGTTACACAAATAGCAGCGCTAGCGGGCAGGCTTACACCGGAAACACCCACTCACTCGGGGGCGGCTTATATGCATCGATGCTGTTTGACTCAGGTGCTTATCTGGATGTGATCGGCAAATATGTTCACCATGATAATGACTATAATGCCCAGTTCGCCAATCTTGGCAAGCGGAGCTATGGTACACACTCATGGTATGCCGGCGTGGAGGGGGGATACCGTTACGCACTCACTGAAAGCCTGTATATCGAACCTCAGGCTGAACTTGTATATGGCTCGGTCTCGGGTACGACACTGAAATGGAGCGATAACGGTATGGATGTCTCAATGCGTAATAAGACTTACAACCCGCTGATCGGACGCACCGGGGTCGCATTAGGTAAAACCTTGAGCGGTGAGGGATGGCGTGTCACGGCGCGAGCAGGAATCGACTGGCAATTCGATCTGATCGCTAATGGTGAAACGGCATTACGTGATGCCTCTGGCGAAAAACGTTTTACCGGTAAAAAAGACAGCCGAATGTTGTACAACCTGGGGATGAATGCGGAGGTCAAAGACAATACCCGTTTTGGGCTGACGTTAGAGCGCTCTGCATTTGGTAAATATAATATAGACCATGCAATAAACGCTAACTTCCGTTACACCTTCTAA
- a CDS encoding Exc2 family lipoprotein, which produces MKGHARSLYLTLLLSTITLTACTPHQSSVERHTRHYVYTSDDGFDPNFYVHKTDTTKMLIPFFQQFWDMGAKDKAAGISPEEAKQRIKYYQSVEFLNSLKKTSLFAGREYADNDPIPAKEAKLFTDTISKVYFDGYEGKK; this is translated from the coding sequence ATGAAAGGACATGCACGCTCCCTGTACCTCACGTTATTACTCTCAACCATAACACTCACCGCCTGTACACCACACCAGAGTAGTGTAGAACGTCACACTCGGCATTATGTATATACCTCTGATGATGGTTTCGATCCAAACTTTTATGTTCATAAAACAGATACAACAAAAATGTTAATTCCCTTTTTCCAACAATTTTGGGATATGGGAGCAAAGGATAAGGCAGCCGGTATATCGCCAGAAGAGGCTAAGCAGCGAATTAAATACTATCAAAGCGTAGAGTTTCTAAACTCATTAAAGAAAACCAGCCTATTCGCTGGTAGAGAGTATGCTGACAATGATCCTATCCCAGCGAAAGAAGCTAAACTATTTACTGACACGATTTCAAAAGTTTACTTTGATGGCTATGAGGGGAAGAAGTGA
- a CDS encoding cell envelope integrity TolA C-terminal domain-containing protein, with product MRTLLFFSFMLIVSGCVQKTPEPSTTNCLPSNTVTVHYYHNTKPNMNQSEYIGQIKNIISSKMYGVSAYKGQRCRLRLNARNKIATVERGDLTLCMALLYTISSAAFPTVPDGIQEKDSNELKNIPIDVNL from the coding sequence ATGAGAACATTACTCTTTTTTTCATTCATGCTAATAGTATCGGGTTGTGTGCAAAAAACACCTGAGCCTTCAACGACAAATTGTTTACCATCAAATACTGTTACCGTTCATTATTATCACAACACTAAACCTAATATGAACCAGTCCGAGTATATCGGACAAATAAAGAATATTATTTCATCTAAGATGTATGGTGTATCAGCGTATAAAGGACAACGATGCAGGTTAAGGCTTAATGCACGAAATAAAATAGCCACAGTAGAACGCGGTGATTTAACGTTATGCATGGCCTTATTGTACACTATTTCATCCGCTGCATTCCCCACTGTACCAGACGGTATTCAGGAAAAAGATTCTAACGAGCTGAAGAACATTCCAATAGACGTTAATCTTTGA
- a CDS encoding IS1 family transposase (programmed frameshift) — MASFPVHCPRCQSAQVYRHGQNPKGYDRFRCRDCHRVFQLTYAYEARKPGVKEQNTKMAFNGTGVRDTARTLKIGINTVIRGFKKLAPKRITSSPVAHADVALICELDEQWRFVGSKARQHWLWYAYNIKTGGVLAYTFCPRTDETCRELLALLTPFNIGMITSDEWGSYGREVPKDKHLAGKIFTQRIERNNLTLRTRIKRLARRSICFSRSVELHEKVIGAFIEKYMFY, encoded by the exons ATGGCCAGCTTTCCCGTTCATTGCCCCCGTTGTCAGTCTGCTCAGGTTTACCGCCATGGTCAGAACCCTAAAGGCTATGACAGATTTCGATGCCGTGACTGCCACCGCGTGTTTCAGCTCACTTACGCTTATGAAGCCCGTAAGCCGGGCGTTAAAGAGCAGAATACCAAAATGGCCTTCAACGGTACCGGCGTTCGCGATACCGCCAGGACATTGAAAATTGGCATTAACACCGTCATCCGGG GCTTTAAAAAACTCGCGCCGAAGCGAATAACGTCTTCACCCGTCGCCCATGCTGATGTGGCGCTTATCTGCGAACTCGATGAGCAATGGCGCTTTGTTGGTAGCAAAGCCCGGCAGCACTGGCTCTGGTACGCGTACAACATCAAAACGGGCGGTGTACTGGCCTATACTTTTTGTCCCCGGACCGATGAAACCTGTCGGGAGCTACTGGCACTGCTCACGCCATTCAACATCGGCATGATAACCAGCGACGAGTGGGGCAGCTATGGCCGGGAGGTGCCGAAGGATAAGCATCTGGCTGGAAAAATATTCACCCAACGCATTGAGCGTAACAACCTGACGCTGAGAACCCGAATCAAAAGACTGGCCCGTAGAAGTATCTGCTTCTCACGTTCTGTAGAACTTCATGAAAAGGTTATCGGAGCCTTTATCGAAAAATACATGTTCTACTAA
- a CDS encoding reverse transcriptase domain-containing protein produces MDEHKGFDKYISINYLRDIYDNHVILSASTGIDNMSHKILLGIIDEQLSIINRKFNSKSYVFTKYKLKLISKGRGKPPREISIPTIRDKIALRAICDYLKSTYDNELRFKLPQDVIKSVKADIESGEYNYFLKLDVANFFPSVQHDKLIEQLCHRIDDNRVLTLISSAIKSPTVIKPSKSDVPNVNGIPQGLSISSILASIYLHTLDNKYKDENYFKYYRYVDDVLIFIKSKEVDEVIKEVVSDFEGLGLKVYDPNANPEKSSKGVISKDAFGYLGYDFNCGVVSPRSGSVEKLRESLLSIFSGYKYSKLKRLEFLEWRVNLRITGCIFQGKSKGWMCFFSEINNERLLHELDAFVDNLCIRFNVELKVKSFVRAFFQIKHNRRETKYVPNFDSYSEEEKTYVLEYYFSKNIENLTSREIDYQFKKRISRQVKDIETDLRDAGFSS; encoded by the coding sequence ATGGACGAGCATAAGGGTTTCGATAAATATATCTCGATTAACTATCTCCGGGATATATATGATAATCACGTGATATTATCGGCTTCAACCGGCATTGATAATATGTCGCATAAAATCCTCCTGGGTATAATCGATGAACAATTGTCTATAATTAATAGGAAATTTAACTCAAAATCCTATGTGTTTACAAAGTACAAATTAAAATTAATAAGTAAGGGGAGAGGTAAGCCACCAAGGGAAATATCTATCCCAACAATCAGAGATAAAATTGCATTACGTGCAATTTGTGATTATTTGAAAAGTACGTATGATAATGAGTTGCGTTTTAAGCTTCCCCAAGATGTCATAAAATCAGTTAAGGCAGATATTGAATCGGGGGAGTATAACTACTTTTTAAAGCTCGACGTTGCTAACTTTTTCCCTTCTGTGCAACATGATAAATTAATTGAGCAACTTTGTCATAGGATAGATGATAATAGAGTACTGACATTAATATCTAGCGCCATCAAATCACCAACAGTTATAAAGCCTTCAAAGAGCGATGTCCCGAATGTAAACGGCATACCCCAAGGACTATCTATATCAAGCATATTAGCATCAATCTATTTACATACATTAGATAATAAATATAAAGATGAAAATTATTTCAAATATTATAGGTACGTAGATGATGTGCTGATTTTCATAAAATCAAAAGAGGTTGATGAGGTAATTAAAGAGGTTGTTTCGGATTTTGAAGGGTTAGGACTTAAAGTCTATGACCCTAACGCTAATCCAGAAAAATCGTCAAAAGGAGTAATCTCAAAAGATGCCTTCGGCTATCTGGGGTATGATTTTAATTGTGGAGTGGTTAGCCCAAGAAGCGGGTCTGTAGAAAAACTTCGCGAGTCACTTCTCTCTATATTTTCAGGTTACAAGTATTCAAAATTAAAAAGATTAGAGTTCTTAGAGTGGCGAGTTAATCTAAGAATTACAGGTTGTATTTTTCAGGGTAAATCAAAAGGGTGGATGTGCTTTTTCTCAGAAATAAATAACGAAAGATTGCTTCATGAACTCGATGCATTTGTGGATAACTTATGTATTCGATTTAACGTAGAGTTGAAAGTTAAATCTTTCGTGAGAGCATTCTTCCAAATAAAGCATAATAGACGTGAAACTAAATACGTTCCAAACTTTGATAGTTACTCTGAAGAAGAAAAAACATATGTTTTAGAGTATTATTTTTCTAAAAATATCGAGAATTTGACATCGAGAGAGATTGACTATCAATTTAAGAAAAGAATATCTCGGCAGGTTAAGGATATTGAAACCGATTTAAGAGATGCTGGTTTTTCTTCATGA
- a CDS encoding SLATT domain-containing protein translates to MSDFSNQIWWTKKARIKAEKRLLRMDTISQSLLLWYSFFLVAYSIITLVVKVASLTETAIMVALSVLVLLLTLYVNNMRFKERAMLMKQCYEQLGLIYGAIGSSSDIDSLKKEFHSILSISENHKEIDYYRAIDGEYESASDKSKLSKHPTEEQKNSIRMSNNGWCVSVLVLILLPFIIVAFIRHYSQV, encoded by the coding sequence GTGAGTGATTTCTCGAATCAAATTTGGTGGACAAAGAAAGCAAGAATTAAGGCAGAAAAGCGCTTGCTTAGAATGGATACTATCTCACAATCATTATTGCTGTGGTATTCATTTTTTCTTGTGGCATATTCAATAATTACTCTTGTTGTAAAGGTTGCTAGCTTAACGGAAACAGCAATAATGGTTGCTTTGTCTGTTTTAGTTTTGCTTTTGACGTTGTATGTTAATAACATGCGATTTAAAGAGAGAGCAATGTTGATGAAACAGTGCTATGAGCAACTTGGGTTAATATATGGGGCAATTGGTAGCTCTTCTGATATTGATAGTTTAAAAAAAGAGTTTCATTCAATACTTTCAATATCTGAAAATCACAAGGAAATTGATTATTACAGGGCTATTGATGGCGAGTATGAAAGCGCATCTGATAAGAGTAAATTAAGCAAGCACCCTACGGAGGAACAAAAAAACTCTATACGTATGAGCAATAATGGATGGTGTGTGTCAGTTTTAGTACTAATACTTCTTCCATTCATAATCGTTGCATTTATCAGACACTATTCTCAGGTTTAA
- a CDS encoding ogr/Delta-like zinc finger family protein, with product MRVMKIYCPECMSAATVRKTNRKHPKLSDVYCYCSNVECGHTFVMNVSFSHTISPSALRGQGRIKELMDALPPDERQKALELLLAAKESH from the coding sequence ATGCGAGTGATGAAAATTTACTGCCCGGAGTGTATGTCTGCGGCAACGGTGAGGAAAACAAACCGAAAGCACCCCAAATTATCAGATGTGTACTGTTATTGCTCAAATGTAGAGTGTGGGCACACGTTTGTGATGAACGTTTCCTTCTCACATACGATTAGTCCCAGCGCTTTGCGCGGCCAGGGACGGATTAAAGAGCTAATGGATGCCCTGCCACCGGACGAGCGACAAAAAGCATTAGAACTCCTGTTGGCAGCCAAAGAGAGTCACTGA
- a CDS encoding IS3 family transposase (programmed frameshift) produces the protein MSKVFTAEFKLEAAKLVLDQHYTLSEAAKAMNVSLSAINRWVKSLRMERQGKMPPGLPLTPELAELREMRKRIQRLEMENEILKKGYSALDVGLSQQFSVIDSLRAHYPVASLCRLFGVHRSSYRYTRKSSTEPDADRAVKHSLVSEVWNASGGSAGARSIATMVTTKGVKLGRWLAGRLMKELGITSCQIPGHKYKRGGNEHVEIPNLLARQFTATEPDQAWCGDVTYIWTGKRWAYLAVVLDLFARKPVGWSLSYSPDSDLTIKALQMAWELRGRPSDVMFHSDQGSHYSSSKYRQMLWRYRITQSMSRRGNCWDNSPMERFFRSLKSEWVPTTGYESFGEARSSIVRYITGYYSALRPHWYNGGLTPNESERLFHEQSGRVAKIS, from the exons ATGAGCAAAGTATTTACTGCTGAATTTAAACTTGAAGCGGCAAAGCTGGTCCTCGACCAGCACTACACCCTCAGCGAAGCGGCTAAGGCGATGAACGTCAGTCTTTCTGCCATCAACCGTTGGGTAAAATCGTTACGTATGGAGCGCCAGGGGAAAATGCCACCGGGGTTACCTTTAACTCCAGAACTGGCTGAGCTCAGGGAAATGAGAAAACGTATACAGCGCCTTGAAATGGAAAACGAAATCCTAAAAAAGG GCTACAGCGCTCTTGATGTCGGACTCTCTCAACAGTTCTCGGTAATAGACAGTCTGAGGGCGCACTACCCGGTAGCCTCATTGTGCCGACTGTTCGGTGTTCACCGAAGCAGCTACCGTTATACACGTAAAAGCAGCACTGAGCCTGATGCTGACCGTGCCGTTAAACATAGTCTGGTCAGTGAAGTCTGGAACGCCAGTGGGGGCTCCGCCGGTGCCAGAAGCATCGCCACGATGGTCACTACAAAGGGTGTAAAACTCGGCCGATGGCTGGCCGGGCGGCTGATGAAGGAACTGGGTATCACCAGTTGCCAGATACCGGGGCATAAATACAAACGAGGGGGCAATGAGCATGTTGAAATCCCGAATCTTCTTGCCCGGCAGTTTACCGCCACAGAGCCAGATCAGGCCTGGTGTGGCGATGTGACCTACATCTGGACGGGCAAACGATGGGCTTATCTGGCCGTAGTGCTGGATCTGTTCGCCCGCAAACCGGTGGGCTGGTCGCTATCGTATTCACCAGACTCAGACCTCACCATAAAAGCACTTCAGATGGCATGGGAGTTACGAGGACGGCCATCAGACGTGATGTTCCACAGTGATCAAGGGAGCCATTATAGCAGCAGTAAATACCGGCAGATGCTGTGGCGCTACCGGATCACACAGAGCATGAGTCGGCGGGGAAACTGCTGGGATAACAGTCCGATGGAGCGGTTCTTCCGAAGTCTGAAGAGTGAATGGGTACCGACAACGGGCTACGAAAGCTTCGGTGAAGCACGGTCATCCATAGTCCGGTATATCACGGGGTACTACAGTGCTCTCAGGCCTCACTGGTATAACGGCGGCTTAACCCCAAATGAATCAGAGCGACTGTTCCACGAACAGTCAGGTCGTGTGGCCAAAATTAGTTGA
- a CDS encoding prophage tail fiber N-terminal domain-containing protein encodes MATISGKLINGIGEPIKNCKITLKSISTSTTVIAHTTASQTPSAAGDYSMSVEPGKYKVTLGVDGFPPEYVGDIQIYKDSPNGTLNYFLGLPQDDDLRPDAIKHFEAMVDKVASQVAEVEKSKLAAEASARSAAASADRASQITGLSTVTDAISMASVPLPDVWIPLNDSLQMLTGYGDEVKVGDIVVAKMVTFTRASTASYINKANNIKTASVNEPRFETDGLLVEGQSNNLVEHSSFKGNLNAWSTPNPTGNEYSYVSAPDGTNEALDAFFVGDGINRYIASLKVGAKYTLSFWARNITNDEYRFLIRIGSGNVYGDILKIPPNSGWNRYFFTQSFYEGDNVLRLYSNTRSQHIQIWGVQLEEGDSMTSYVATYGSQITKSGDICYIEKSPNIPGVNKDITIAFNSDIIKTNNSSTPSIFSISVDKFQPTKEQLRATIEPDKSVTLWSGARHGFSKDKIKQSNTIVLSVRGDESVVMLNGELRKLQRTYDIKGIAISFQTGHIRNVRIWHKALTDEQMKAIQ; translated from the coding sequence ATGGCTACTATTAGCGGAAAGCTAATTAATGGCATCGGCGAGCCGATCAAGAACTGCAAAATCACGCTAAAATCTATCTCGACGAGCACAACGGTAATCGCACATACAACGGCCTCACAGACACCCAGTGCGGCGGGAGATTACTCCATGTCCGTTGAGCCTGGTAAGTATAAGGTAACGCTAGGTGTAGATGGCTTTCCCCCTGAGTATGTCGGGGATATTCAGATATACAAAGACTCGCCCAATGGAACGCTAAACTACTTCCTTGGCTTGCCGCAGGACGATGACCTACGTCCTGATGCCATCAAGCACTTTGAGGCCATGGTGGACAAGGTAGCCTCGCAGGTAGCGGAGGTTGAAAAGAGTAAGCTAGCGGCAGAGGCTAGCGCGCGTTCCGCAGCTGCATCGGCAGATCGCGCCAGCCAGATCACTGGTCTCTCAACCGTGACGGATGCTATCAGTATGGCATCAGTGCCGCTTCCTGATGTGTGGATCCCGCTTAATGATTCATTGCAGATGCTTACCGGATATGGAGACGAGGTAAAGGTAGGAGATATTGTTGTTGCCAAGATGGTAACATTTACTCGCGCTAGTACGGCAAGCTATATTAATAAGGCTAATAACATAAAAACAGCAAGTGTTAATGAGCCAAGATTTGAAACTGATGGTTTGTTAGTCGAGGGGCAGAGTAATAATCTTGTAGAGCATAGTAGCTTTAAGGGTAATCTAAATGCATGGTCAACACCAAACCCTACAGGGAATGAATATTCTTATGTCTCTGCGCCAGACGGTACAAATGAGGCATTAGACGCATTTTTTGTAGGAGATGGGATAAATAGATATATCGCATCTCTTAAGGTTGGGGCTAAGTACACACTTAGTTTTTGGGCAAGGAATATTACTAATGATGAATATCGGTTTTTAATTAGGATTGGTAGCGGGAATGTGTATGGCGATATTTTAAAGATTCCGCCGAATTCTGGATGGAATCGATATTTTTTTACTCAATCATTTTATGAAGGTGATAATGTACTTCGATTATATTCAAATACTCGATCTCAGCACATTCAAATATGGGGAGTGCAACTAGAAGAAGGCGACTCAATGACTTCATACGTCGCAACGTATGGCTCGCAGATCACAAAATCTGGAGATATTTGTTATATTGAAAAGTCGCCAAATATTCCCGGCGTTAACAAGGATATTACGATCGCATTTAATAGCGACATAATAAAGACAAACAATTCATCAACACCGTCAATTTTTTCTATATCAGTTGATAAATTCCAGCCAACTAAAGAGCAGTTAAGAGCTACGATTGAACCAGATAAATCTGTAACGTTGTGGTCTGGCGCTCGTCATGGATTTTCAAAAGATAAGATAAAGCAGAGTAACACTATTGTCTTAAGTGTTCGTGGCGACGAGTCTGTAGTTATGCTTAATGGAGAACTACGTAAGCTACAAAGGACGTATGATATAAAGGGAATAGCTATATCTTTTCAGACGGGACACATCCGTAATGTCAGAATATGGCATAAGGCGCTAACCGATGAGCAGATGAAGGCGATACAATGA